The Candidatus Deferrimicrobium sp. nucleotide sequence TCCTCGTCCTCACCGACAGGAACATGAACGCCGGCCGCGCGCCGATTCCGTCGCTGCTCGCCACCTCGGGGCTGCACCATCACCTGATCCGCAGGGGCTTGCGGACGCAGGCGTCGATCATCGTGGAAAGCGGCGAACCGCGGGAGGTCATCCACTTCGCGCTCCTCCTCGGGTACGGCGCCAACGCGATCTGCCCCCACACGGCCCTCTCCACGATCCGCGAGCTCGCCGAAAGCGAGGCGCTGGAGGCTCCGCTGCTGCAGGGTGAGGCGGTGGATAAATACGTCACCTCGGTGAAGAAGGGGCTCCTCAAGACCTTCAGCCGGATGGGGATCTCTACCCTGCGCAGCTTTCTTGGCTCCCAGATCTTCGAGGCGGTGGGGCTGGGAAAGGAGCTGGTGGACAGCTATTTCACCAACACGGCCTCCCGCATCGCCGGGATCGGGCTTTCCGAGGTCGCCGCGGAGACCGTTGCGCGGCACCGGCGCGGCTTCCCGGCCGACGGCCACTGGCGGAGCGCGGACAACCTTCTCGACGTGGGCGGCGTCTACCAGGTCCGGGTCGACGGCGAGCGGCACCTGTGGACTCCGGAGTCGGTTTACAAGCTCCAGAGCGCGACCCGCCTGGACGACTACGGGATCTACAAGGAGTACGCGGCGCTCATCAACGACCAGTCGCTCGCGCATGCCACCCTGCGCTCGCTGTTCCGCTTCCGCAAGGGAACCCCCGTCCCCCTCGACGAGGTGGAGTCGATCGAGAAGATCCTGCCGCGCTTCGTTACCGCGGCGATGTCGTTCGGCTCCATCAGCAAGGAGACCCACGAGACGATCGCCATCGCGATGAACCGGATCGGAGGCCGTAGCAACTCCGGGGAAGGGGGCGAGGATCCCGAGCGGAACATCCCGCTCCCGAACGGGGACAGCAGGCGGTCCCGGATCCGTCAGGTCGCCTCCGCGCGCTTCGGCGCAACCACAGAATTCCTGGTGAACGCCGACGAACTCCAGATCAAGATGGCGCAGGGGGCCAAGCCGGGCGAGGGCGGACAGCTCCCCGGCCACAAGGTGAGCCCCGAGATCGCCCGGATCCGCCACACCGTGCCGTACGTGACGCTCATCTCGCCGCCGCCGCACCACGACATCTACTCCATCGAGGACCTCGCGCAGCTCATCTACGACCTGAAATCGGTCAACCCGCGGGCGAACGTCTCCGTCAAGCTCGTATCCGAGGTCGGAGTCGGGACGATTGCGGCCGGGGTCGCAAAGGCAAAAGCCGACCTCGTGCTCATCGCGGGAAGCGACGGCGGCACGGGCGCCTCGCCTCTCACATCCATCAAGCACACGGGGCTTCCGTGGGAGCTCGGGCTGGCCGAGACCCAGCAGGCGCTGATCTACAACCGGCTTCGGGACCGGATCCGGGTGCAGGTCGACGGGCAGTTGAAGACCGGGCGGGACCTCGCCATCGCGGCGCTGATGGGGGCCGAGGAGTTCGGTTTCGGCACGGCGGTGCTCGTGAGTTTAGGGTGCGTCATGATGCGGGCTTGCCACCTGAACACCTGCCCGGTGGGTGTGGCGACCCAGGACCCGGTACTGCGCGCGCGCTTCGGCGGCGCGCCCGAGTACGTCGTCCGCTTCCTGCGCTTCGTTTCCGAGGAGCTGCGCGAATACATGGCGGAGCTCGGCTTCCGCACGCTCGACGAGATGGTGGGCAGGGTCGACCTGCTGGAGGTCCAGCCGGCGGTCGATCACTGGAAAGCGAAGGGGCTCGACTTCTCCTCCATTCTCCTCCCCCCCGACAACGGGCTGCACGGCCCGCTGCACCGCGTGCGCCCGCAGGAGCACGAGGTCGGGAAAGCCCTCGACTACGAGATCATGGCGCTCGCCCGGAGCGCTCTGGACCGGAAGGAGCCGGTCCGGATCGAGATGCCGATCCGGAACGTCCACCGGTCGATCGGAGCGGCGCTCTCCGGGGAGATCACTCGCCGGTACGGGGCGGCGGGTCTGCCCGACGACACGATCCACCTCACCCTCTTCGGCTCCGCGGGGCAGAGCTTCGGGGCGTTCCTGGCCCCCGGCGTAACGATGCACGTGCACGGGGACGCCAACGACTACCTCGGCAAAGGGATGTCGGGGGGACGAATCGTCGTCACCCCCCCGGAGGGTGCGACCTTCCTCCCGCACAAGAACGTGATCGTCGGTAACGTGGTGCTCTACGGAGCCACGGGCGGCGAGGCGTATTTCCACGGGACCGCCGGGGAGCGGTTCGCGGTCCGCAACAGCGGGGGGAAAGCCGTCGTGGAGGGCGTCGGCGACCATGGATGCGAGTACATGACCGGCGGGGTCGTCGTGGTGCTGGGACCGACCGGGAACAACTTCGCCGCCGGGATGAGCGGGGGGCTCGCTTACGTCTATGACGAGACGGAGCTGTTCGACACCCGCTGCAACCTCGATATGGTCGACGTGGAGAGCGTCTGGCAGGAGGGGGACGTAAAGCGCCTTCACGCCATGATCGAAAACCACTTCCGCTACACGGGAAGCCAGCGGGCCGCGCAGATCCTCGAGAACTGGGAGTCCCGACTCCCCCTGTTCGTCAAGATCATGCCGATCGAGTACCGGAAGTCGCTGGACCGGATGCGCATGGAGGAGGAGATGAACACCGAGAGCGTCTCCGCCACCGAGGAGGTCTACCGTGGCTAAGCCGACCGGGTTCATGGAATACGAGCGCGAGGAACCGGCGCACCGGCCGGTGACCGAGCGGGTCGGGGACTACCAGGAGATCGAGGAGCTGCTCCCCGAGGAGGGGATCTACCGCCAGGCGGCGCGCTGCATGGATTGCGGGATCCCGTACTGCCACGCCTACGGCTGCCCGGTGAAGAACCGGATCCCCGACTGGAACGACATGGTTTACCGGAAGAACTGGCGGAAGGCGCTCGACCTGCTGCACGCCACCTGCAACCTTCCGGAGATCACGGGCCGGGTCTGTCCCGCCCCGTGCGAGGCCGCTTGCACCCTGGCCATCAATCTCCCCGCCGTCACCATCCGCCACCTCGAGCTGCAGATTGTGGAGCACGGCTGGCGCGAGGAGTGGATCCGGCCGGAGCCGGCGGGATTTTCGACCGGCAAGCGGGTGGCCGTCGTGGGGTCGGGCCCCGCGGGGCTATCGGCCGCCCAGCAACTCGCCCGTAGCGGGCACGAGGTGGTGGTCTTCGAGAAATCGGACAGGATCGGGGGGCTCCTGCGATACGGCATCCCCGACTTCAAGCTCGAGAAGTGGGTCATCGACCGGCGACTCGACCAGATGCAGGCCGAGGGAGTGGTCTTCGAGACGAGCGTCAACGCGGGGGTGGACGTCTCCGCCGCGTACTTGCGCCGGTCCTTCGACGCGATCGTTCTGGCCGCCGGGGCGACGGCGGCACGCGACCTGCCCGTCCCCGGGAGGGACCTTTCGGGGGTCCATTTCGCGATGGAGTTCCTCACACAGCAGAACCGGAGAAACGCCGGAGACGCGATCCCCGCAGGAGATGCGATCTCCGCGGCAGGGAAGCACGTGGTGGTCATCGGCGGGGGGGACACCGGATCTGACTGCATCGGCACCAGCCGCCGGCAGGGGGCCGCCTCGATCACCCAGATCGAGCTCCTGCCGAAGCCTCCGGAGGACCGGCTTCCGACCAACCCGTGGCCCACATGGCCGGTCATCCTGCGGACCTCTTCCTCCCAGGAGGAAGGGTGCGAGCGGATGTGGAGCATCCAGACGAAGGAGTTTCTCGGCGAACAGGGAGGGGTCCGGAAACTTTCCTGCGTGAAGCTCGACTGGTCCGCGCCCGACGCCGCGGGGAGGCGTTCGTTCAAGGAGATCCCCGGCTCCGCGTTCGAGCTGCGGGCGGACCTCGTGCTGCTGGCAATGGGGTTTGTCCACGTGGAGCACGGCCCGCTGGTCAGGGAGTTGGGCGTTGCGACGGACAGCCGGGGGAACCTTGTCGGCGACGGGAACTGCATGACGAACATCCCCGGCGTGTTCGGCGCAGGGGATGCCGTGATGGGGGCTTCCCTCGTGGTGCGCGCGATCAACCTCGGCCGTCTGGCCGCGGCGGGGGCGGACCGCTACCTCGTCGGCCGCTGACTCGCGAAACCATACGCTCCACCGGGGAATCCCTCCCTTGCCACAAGCTGACAAACGACCGACATCACCTCGCATTAACGCATGACGGATCGAACCGGGGGGAACCGTGGACGACGCAAGATACCAAGTCGGGCTCGCGACGGCAAGGAAACTGGACCCGGAGGGACCGGAACGGCTGGAGGCAGCGCTCAGGGAGATCGCCCCCGACCTGTACCGGCACATCGTGGAGTTCGCATTCGGCGACATCCTCTCCCGGCAAGGACTGGATCCGAAGACGCGGGAGATCGCTACCGTTTCCGCGCTGACGGCTCTCGGCAACGCCCAGCCGCAACTCCGGTTCCACCTGAACGCGGCCCTCAACGTCGGGTGCACCCGGGCGGAGCTGGCGGAGGTCCTGATGCAGATGACGGTCTACTCGGGTGTGCCCGCCGCACTCAATGCACTCCATCTCGCCAAAGAAGTATTTACGGAACGGGATGCGAAAGGGCTTTCCTGACCGGTTCCACCGCAGGAAGCAGTTGACCCCTCTGCCGCATTGCGGGTATGTATGTTGCGTTCGATTCTGCGATCCGGATCCATGCCATCCTTTCGGAGGGAATCGATGCGCAAGACGATCTCCGTTCCGCTCCTGGCGGCCCTGCTCCTGGGTGCCGCCGGCACCCCGTCGTTCGCTTTCAACCAGCCGCCGCTGAACCTCGGCCTGACGGACATCCTCGACGGCGCCCTTCCCGGCCCTGGGAACTACTTCACCGAGTACATCCAGGCGTACCAGTCGGACAAGTTCAAGGACCGCGACGTCGGGCCGGCGATCTCATGGGCCGCGTCTCCGAACATCTTCCTGGGCCTCAAGACCCAGTGGGAGACCTCCGCGGAGAACCGCACCGAGGGGAACCGGACCACGTTCCGGTTCACGTACAAATTCTGACCGACCGGTGGCGGGCGGGGAGATCGACCTGCACGGGCTGACTGTGGCTGACGCGCTCTCCCGCTTCGCCGCCCATTACAACACGCGCCTGCGGGCCGGGGACACCGGCCCGATCCGCGTGATCCACGGGTACGGCTCCTCGGGCCGCGGCGGCGACCTTCGGACCGCGCTCCGTGAACTGCTTGCCCGCCACGCCGGCCGCCTCGAATTCGTTCCCGGGGAAACGTACTTCAACAACCCCGGCGTGACGATTGTCTACCCGAAGCACCCTCTCCCCGCCCCTTCCCCGAACCTCCGAACGGGACGCCGATAGGCATTACCCTTCCCCGCGATGGGACCGCCCCCGTGGGTAGTTTGTCCGAGAAACGGACGGGAGTGATAAACTGTCCGGAAACCTCCCGGAAAGGGGAATCGGATGAACCGTATGGGTAAATGGGTCGGCCTTTGCATTTCCATCGGGACGCTGGCGGCAGGAAGCGACGCGTTGGCATTCGGGAATGCGGCGAGCGGCAGGGGCGAGCGCACGAACCCCTCGGCTACCTCCGAGCAGATCAAAGTGGAAAAGGCAAAGGGAGCGAACGCCTATTCCGTGTCCGAAACCTACGAGAAGGCCGGGAAACTGGACAAGAAGCCCGTCATCGTCCGGGGGAAGGTCGTCAAAGTGTCCACGGGGATCATGGGAAAGAACTGGGTCCACCTTCGCGACGGCAGCGGGGATTCGGGAAAGGGAACGAACAACCTGGTGGTCACCACCCAGGACGTTCCGAAGGTCGGGGATGTGGTGACCGCGAAGGGTATCCTTTACAAGGACAAGGATTTCGGGGCGGGGTACAAGTACAAGGTGATCGTCGAGGAGGCGACCGTAAAGCAGTAACGACCACCGTCTCCACCGGCACCGGGGCCCCCGACGAAGATGAAACGCCGAGGAGGAGCGTGCGCCCCTGCAAGCTGTTTTTCCCTGCATTGGCGGCGGGGCTCCTCCTGTCCCTGGTCGCCGGCGCATCGCTCGCGGCCGGTCTTCCGGACGGGTACGTTCCCTCCGCTGCCAACAACGCCACCGGCACGGTCCCATTAGCTACCGACAACGCCACCGGCGCGATCCCTTCCGCCACCGACAACGCCACCCGTGCGGTCCCCTCCGCCACCGACAACGCCACCGGCGCGGTCCCCTCCGCTACCGACAACAACTGGGTGGACCGGACCCATTCCCTGGTCGAGAGGAACCTGTTCGGTGTCGTCGTCTGGTTCGACCACTTCTTCGGCGACCAGCGGATGGTGATCACCGAACGGCCGGAGTATTTCCTGCGATCGACGAATGAGCTCCGCTGGGACGAGGAGGAGCGCTTCTCCGCGCGAACCACGATTCGCGCCTCCCTGCGCCTGCCAAGGCTCAAGAAACGGTGGAAGCTGGTCATCTCTGGAGAAACCCGGGGCAATCCGAACGCCTTGGTCCAGGAGGATCCCGGGAACCCCGGGCAGGACGTGACCAGCCAGGTCCGTACCGGAGCCACGGAACTGGTTTACGAGATCCTTCGGACTCCGCGCTCCTCCCTCGATGTGGGGGCCGGTGCGCGGGTGAAGATCCCCCCCGACGCCTTCGTCCGCACGCGGTTCCAGCACGCGCGGCTCGTCGCGTTCCATACCCTCGGGCGGTTCACGGGGACCGCGTTTTGGGACGCGCGGGACGGTTTCGGCGAATCGAACCGGGTTGATTTCGAACGCTGGCTCGCCCTTCCCACCCTGCTTCGATGGTCCAACTCCTTTGATATCTCGGAGAAGAGCAACGGGTGGACGTGGGGGACGGAGCTTTCCCTCCTCCACAAGATCTCTCTGAAAAGCGCGATCACCTTCGCCGCGGGCGTCTCGGGCTCGACCCGGCCGGCGTGGATCGCACAGAATTACCGGGTCCTTGGGCGGTATCGCCGGAACGTCTACCGGAAATGGCTCTTCCTCGAAGGGGAGCCCTTCGTCCGCTGGCCGAAGAAAGAAGACGGGAGCCGAAAAACGGTGGGGGGGGCGACGCTGCGCGTGGAGATCCTGTTCTCCGGGGTGGGTCCGAATCCGCAGGACGGTGGAAGCGGCGGGCCTTGACGCCGAAGGTTCATGTCGCGGGCCACGGACAACGTCGAACCGTGAATCATCGCGCCTCGATGCCGTCCCGCCCGGGTCGGTCCGCCCGCGCCTCCAGGATCCCGGCGGCGACGGGGATCAGCAGGAGGGCCACCACCAAGGCGACTACACCCCTCCAGCCCGCACGTCGGTACGCCAGGCCGCTCACCGTGATCCCCGCCGTCCCCCCGAGATAGTAAAAGAGCACGTACAGGGAATTCCCCCTCCCGCGGCTGGTCGCCAGTTTCCGATTCAACGCCCCCACCGCGGCGGTATGAACGATGAAAAAACCGGCGCACACTCCTGCCAGGGACGCGGCCACGGCCGCCAGAAGTGGAATCAGCGTGAGAAGGACGGAAGCTCCGAACAGGGCCCCGCCGATGACCATCGCGATTCCGTTCCCAAACCGGTTCCCGAGCCGTCCCGCCAGCGGACCGATCGCGACGCCGACAAGGTAGGATAGGTACAGCATCGTGATGAGGTGCGTCGACAGCAGGAACGGCGGCCCGGCAAGGTGGAACGGCAGGTAGTTGAACACGGAGGAGAAAGCCCCGAACGACGCCGCGGCGACGGAGAAGATCCGTAACAGGTCGTGACGTGAGAGAAGCGCCGTGAAACCCGCCTCTTTCCCCCCGGAATCGAGGATCTTCTCCTCCCGCGGGAGCCAACGTCCCGCGTCGATGGTCGCGAGCAGGAGCAATGCGGAAGCGGTTACGAAGGCGTAGCGCCAGTGAAGAGGCGGATGGATGAACCCGGCAAGCAATCTTCCCCCCAATCCCCCCGCCACGGTGGCGGAAACGTACGCCCCCATCGCGACGTTCAGGCGATCGGGGGGAAGACGGCGGACCAGGTACACCACGAGGCATGTGGTGAGCGACGGCACAAACACACCCTGGAGAAACCTCGCCGCCACCAGAAGCGGGAAGCTGGTCGTGGCCGCGCAGAGGAAGCCGCACAGGGAGGCGAGCGTCCCGCCGGAGAGGATGATCGGCCGGGCGGGGAAACGATCCGCCAGTCGTCCGAACGGCAAGGTAGCCAGCGCGATCCCGAAGATCACGGCGGAGACCGTGAGGGACGCCTTCGCCGCGTCGATCCCGAACTCCTCCCGCAGGACCGGAAGCACGGGTTGCGTCAGGTAGATCGTCGAAAACGTCGCGGCCACCAACAGGAACACCCGGGCCTGGAGCGACGTCGCTCCCTCATCCCTTCCCGGCGTCGAAACAGCCATCGACTCGTTCTACCCCTCCAGGGATCTGGCGAACGGATCAGTGGAAACGGAATGTGCACTCTGGCGGGCGCACATGAAGAAAAGGCCGTCCTTCTCTCGAAGGGCGGCCTGATTATACGGGCATCCGTATCGCCGCTATGCGCGATACTTGAAGGAGATGTTCACCCGGGCCCGGTAGGCGACGACCTTCCCCTTGTCGATCGCCATGTCCAGTTTGACGACTTCCGCGACCCTCAGGTCCTCAAGGGACTTTGCCGCGGTTTCCACCGCGTTTTTCGCGGCTTCCTCCCACGAAGTCTTGCTCGTACCCACGATATCGATGATTTTGTAAATGCTGTCCATCGCTCCTCTCCTTCCCATATGGATTTTGCTCCCATTGGAGCAACCGTGGACATGATACCACTCCGGGAGGAGCGGAACGACATCGATTTATGTAGATCCCCTTCCGGCGCTCGTCGAAGGCGATCGGGCCTCCCTCTCAAGCAGCGTGCGTTTACGCTCGACCCCGCCACGGTAACCGCCCAACTCCCCATCGCTTCGGACCACCCTGTGACAGGGGACGGCCAGGGGGAGGGGATTCGTTGCGCACGCCCGGGCCACAGCGCGAGCCGAGCCGGGCTTTCCGATCTGGCGGGCGACTTCCCCGTAACTCGCCGTCATGCCGACGGGGATCCGGCGAAGCTCCTGCCAGACCCTCCGCTGGAAGGGCGTGCCGCGAATGTCCAGGGGAAGGTCCAGGCCTCCCCGCGGGGACGCGATCGACTCCGTCAGCCGGCGGAGCCAAAGGGCGGATTCCGGATCCCCCTCGGAATATTCCCCCCTGCCGAACCGGTCCTTGAGCGCATCGATGATCGTCCTCCGGGAATCTCCGATGTCGATGGCGCAGAGACCCCGCACGGTGCCGGCGACGAGAACCCAGCCGAGGTCGGTTCGCGCCACAGCGAAGCGGATCGCCCCTCCTTCTCCCCTGGAACGATCCGTTGCGGGCGACATGCTGCGGTGCTCCTTTGCTCTCTTCACGTTATTTCCCTCCATGGAGACGCTTATTCCCACACCCGGCGCTCTTTCACCTGTTCATTTTCCTCCAGAGAAACAGACCGCGCCATCCATTTTTCCCATTTTCCTCCTGACAAGGTGGATCGGAAAGAACCGGCATCGCCGAAGGCGCTTTGATCTCCGCGTGGTCCTCCCCCCGCGAAGCGCCGCGGATCCCCCGGTTTCCCCCTTCCTGTCGGGCGGGAACTATGTATACTGTATGCAAATTTGGAGATCCGGCGCAGAGATGACCTGGTATAAAAGCATCGGAATGAAGATCATCCTGAGTGTCGTCGGGATGATCCTGATCGTGAACGGCATACTGGCCTATCTTTTTCTCGGCATCCAGCGGGAAAACCTCAACCATGCGATCCTCCGGACCGCTTCGCAACTCAGCGAGACGATCAAGAAATCGATCCAGAACGACATGCTGGAGAACCGGAAGGAAGCCGCCTACAAGATCATGGAGACGATCGGGCAGCAGGCGGGGATCGAAAAAGTCCGGGTCTACAGCTCCGAGGGGAAGATCCTCTTCTCCAGCGACAACACCGGCGAGGTCGGCAGGATGGTCAACCAGAAAGCGGAAGCCTGCTTCGGGTGCCATTCGGAAGCTCGCCCGCTCGAGCGGCTGGCGACGTCCGAGCGAAGCCGCGTCTTCTATTCCGATCACAACAACGATACGCGCAACGTGAACCACCGCGTTCTCGGGATCATCAATCCCATGTACAACGATTCGGGCTGCTCCTCCGCGGCGTGCCACGCCCACCCCGAGTCCCAGAAGGTCCTGGGGGTGATCGACGTCACCATGGACCTGAGCGAGGTGGACAGCCAGATGGCGTGGGCGCGACGCCAGGTCCTGATCGTGAGCGTCGTCTCGGTGGTCGCCATCTTCATCATCGTCGCCCTCATCCTCTTCCACTTCATAGAGAGGCCGGTCAAGGAGCTTGTTCTCGGCACGAAGCGGATCTCGGGAGGAGATCTCGATCATATGATCGACGTCACGACGAGCGACGAGATGGGACATCTGGCGACTTCGTTCAACCAGATGACACTGGACCTGCAGAGCGCCCAAAAGCAGATCCAGGAAGGGATCCGGAACCTGGAGCACAAGGTGGAAGAGCGGACGAAGGAACTCAAAACGACCCAATCGCAGCTCCTTCATTCGGAGAAGCTTGCCGCCGTGGGAGCGTTGGCGGCGACCGTTGCGCACGAGATCAACAACCCGCTGACCGGCGTTTACACGTACATACGGCTCATGGAGAGAAAGATCGACCAGGGGCAGTACGGGGCGGAGGATATCGCGAAATACAAGGGGTACCTCGATACGATGCGCAGGGAGGTCGAGAGGACGACCGCCATCGTGCAGAACCTGCTCGATTTCACGCGGCCGAAGGACCCGGTCCGCAAGCCCATGAATCTCGTCAAGGTGATGGAGGAGTCCCTCGCCCTCATCTCGAACAAGCTGAGCCTCACCAATATCGAGCTGGTGAAGATCTTGAACCCCTTGCCGGAGATCCAGGCCGACCCGGCGCACATGAAGCAGGTGTTCCTCAACCTCCTCATCAACGCCTGTGAAGCCATGGAGGAAGGGGGAACCCTGACGATCCGGTGCGATTA carries:
- the gltB gene encoding glutamate synthase large subunit, whose amino-acid sequence is MAAKINPFRINASGVPKPTGLYDPQNDHDSCGVGFIARIDGVSLHVVVEQGIRILVNLEHRGALGGDKSTGDGAGLLLEIPDTFFRQVCPGDGLYLPPRGEYAAGMLFLPMDEALAERCSGSLERIAAAEGCPVLGWREVPVDPSILGDLSGSTRPRIRQVFLGRGSHEGDAFERKLYVIRRLAEKKVASWHDVDVSQFYISSLSSRTIVYKGLLTGSQLPLFYPDLKNELFMSPYAVVHQRYSTNTLPTWHLAHPFRIAAHNGEINTLRGNINRMRAREANLSSPLFGNDIAKLRPIINEAGSDSAIFDNVLELLVMSGRPLPHAVMMMIPEAWGPKFQMSEDKRSFYEYHSAVMEPWDGPAAMVFCDGRYLGATLDRNGLRPARYTVTRDGMIVLASETGVMDFPAGRIIRRGRLQPGKMLLLDLQQKRIVPDNEIKAAISRRKPYRKWVKDNKIELRGLFVPSEIPPEDPETLRRKQHAFGYTEEEIKLIISPMASRGQEAVGSMGDDAALAVLSNRPQSLFAYFKQLFAQVTNPPIDPLREELVMSLNGFIGRERNLLDETPEHCRMLRLIQPILTPEDMLRLRGSTHPDLAAADLDMLFPADGDGKALETALARLFVQADKAIRGGATLLVLTDRNMNAGRAPIPSLLATSGLHHHLIRRGLRTQASIIVESGEPREVIHFALLLGYGANAICPHTALSTIRELAESEALEAPLLQGEAVDKYVTSVKKGLLKTFSRMGISTLRSFLGSQIFEAVGLGKELVDSYFTNTASRIAGIGLSEVAAETVARHRRGFPADGHWRSADNLLDVGGVYQVRVDGERHLWTPESVYKLQSATRLDDYGIYKEYAALINDQSLAHATLRSLFRFRKGTPVPLDEVESIEKILPRFVTAAMSFGSISKETHETIAIAMNRIGGRSNSGEGGEDPERNIPLPNGDSRRSRIRQVASARFGATTEFLVNADELQIKMAQGAKPGEGGQLPGHKVSPEIARIRHTVPYVTLISPPPHHDIYSIEDLAQLIYDLKSVNPRANVSVKLVSEVGVGTIAAGVAKAKADLVLIAGSDGGTGASPLTSIKHTGLPWELGLAETQQALIYNRLRDRIRVQVDGQLKTGRDLAIAALMGAEEFGFGTAVLVSLGCVMMRACHLNTCPVGVATQDPVLRARFGGAPEYVVRFLRFVSEELREYMAELGFRTLDEMVGRVDLLEVQPAVDHWKAKGLDFSSILLPPDNGLHGPLHRVRPQEHEVGKALDYEIMALARSALDRKEPVRIEMPIRNVHRSIGAALSGEITRRYGAAGLPDDTIHLTLFGSAGQSFGAFLAPGVTMHVHGDANDYLGKGMSGGRIVVTPPEGATFLPHKNVIVGNVVLYGATGGEAYFHGTAGERFAVRNSGGKAVVEGVGDHGCEYMTGGVVVVLGPTGNNFAAGMSGGLAYVYDETELFDTRCNLDMVDVESVWQEGDVKRLHAMIENHFRYTGSQRAAQILENWESRLPLFVKIMPIEYRKSLDRMRMEEEMNTESVSATEEVYRG
- a CDS encoding glutamate synthase subunit beta; the protein is MAKPTGFMEYEREEPAHRPVTERVGDYQEIEELLPEEGIYRQAARCMDCGIPYCHAYGCPVKNRIPDWNDMVYRKNWRKALDLLHATCNLPEITGRVCPAPCEAACTLAINLPAVTIRHLELQIVEHGWREEWIRPEPAGFSTGKRVAVVGSGPAGLSAAQQLARSGHEVVVFEKSDRIGGLLRYGIPDFKLEKWVIDRRLDQMQAEGVVFETSVNAGVDVSAAYLRRSFDAIVLAAGATAARDLPVPGRDLSGVHFAMEFLTQQNRRNAGDAIPAGDAISAAGKHVVVIGGGDTGSDCIGTSRRQGAASITQIELLPKPPEDRLPTNPWPTWPVILRTSSSQEEGCERMWSIQTKEFLGEQGGVRKLSCVKLDWSAPDAAGRRSFKEIPGSAFELRADLVLLAMGFVHVEHGPLVRELGVATDSRGNLVGDGNCMTNIPGVFGAGDAVMGASLVVRAINLGRLAAAGADRYLVGR
- a CDS encoding carboxymuconolactone decarboxylase family protein, whose protein sequence is MDDARYQVGLATARKLDPEGPERLEAALREIAPDLYRHIVEFAFGDILSRQGLDPKTREIATVSALTALGNAQPQLRFHLNAALNVGCTRAELAEVLMQMTVYSGVPAALNALHLAKEVFTERDAKGLS
- a CDS encoding transporter gives rise to the protein MRKTISVPLLAALLLGAAGTPSFAFNQPPLNLGLTDILDGALPGPGNYFTEYIQAYQSDKFKDRDVGPAISWAASPNIFLGLKTQWETSAENRTEGNRTTFRFTYKF
- a CDS encoding Smr/MutS family protein gives rise to the protein MAGGEIDLHGLTVADALSRFAAHYNTRLRAGDTGPIRVIHGYGSSGRGGDLRTALRELLARHAGRLEFVPGETYFNNPGVTIVYPKHPLPAPSPNLRTGRR
- a CDS encoding MFS transporter; translated protein: MAVSTPGRDEGATSLQARVFLLVAATFSTIYLTQPVLPVLREEFGIDAAKASLTVSAVIFGIALATLPFGRLADRFPARPIILSGGTLASLCGFLCAATTSFPLLVAARFLQGVFVPSLTTCLVVYLVRRLPPDRLNVAMGAYVSATVAGGLGGRLLAGFIHPPLHWRYAFVTASALLLLATIDAGRWLPREEKILDSGGKEAGFTALLSRHDLLRIFSVAAASFGAFSSVFNYLPFHLAGPPFLLSTHLITMLYLSYLVGVAIGPLAGRLGNRFGNGIAMVIGGALFGASVLLTLIPLLAAVAASLAGVCAGFFIVHTAAVGALNRKLATSRGRGNSLYVLFYYLGGTAGITVSGLAYRRAGWRGVVALVVALLLIPVAAGILEARADRPGRDGIEAR
- a CDS encoding dodecin family protein, with the translated sequence MDSIYKIIDIVGTSKTSWEEAAKNAVETAAKSLEDLRVAEVVKLDMAIDKGKVVAYRARVNISFKYRA
- a CDS encoding methylated-DNA--[protein]-cysteine S-methyltransferase, with the translated sequence MKRAKEHRSMSPATDRSRGEGGAIRFAVARTDLGWVLVAGTVRGLCAIDIGDSRRTIIDALKDRFGRGEYSEGDPESALWLRRLTESIASPRGGLDLPLDIRGTPFQRRVWQELRRIPVGMTASYGEVARQIGKPGSARAVARACATNPLPLAVPCHRVVRSDGELGGYRGGVERKRTLLEREARSPSTSAGRGST
- a CDS encoding sensor histidine kinase, which produces MTWYKSIGMKIILSVVGMILIVNGILAYLFLGIQRENLNHAILRTASQLSETIKKSIQNDMLENRKEAAYKIMETIGQQAGIEKVRVYSSEGKILFSSDNTGEVGRMVNQKAEACFGCHSEARPLERLATSERSRVFYSDHNNDTRNVNHRVLGIINPMYNDSGCSSAACHAHPESQKVLGVIDVTMDLSEVDSQMAWARRQVLIVSVVSVVAIFIIVALILFHFIERPVKELVLGTKRISGGDLDHMIDVTTSDEMGHLATSFNQMTLDLQSAQKQIQEGIRNLEHKVEERTKELKTTQSQLLHSEKLAAVGALAATVAHEINNPLTGVYTYIRLMERKIDQGQYGAEDIAKYKGYLDTMRREVERTTAIVQNLLDFTRPKDPVRKPMNLVKVMEESLALISNKLSLTNIELVKILNPLPEIQADPAHMKQVFLNLLINACEAMEEGGTLTIRCDYHPETNTVTMSVRDTGTGIEEKDLARIFDPFFSTKKKGTGLGLSVVNGIVTRHNGKVEIDSTPGKGTDFRVILPVG